The proteins below come from a single Zea mays cultivar B73 chromosome 8, Zm-B73-REFERENCE-NAM-5.0, whole genome shotgun sequence genomic window:
- the LOC103635332 gene encoding uncharacterized protein produces the protein MRFWIMVGFGKLPKYHQDPTTEELAKTLDCWPSLNYYITVCKYVLMPWKFNGCYALFVIDHGKKHVTFIDFTPTQDWCKHMPYKRFAEAIIMASKKYKIAYNKKHFGWADDIFKWEHTIRSGVPIDLKGVNTSYFFYKL, from the exons ATGCGTTTCTGG ATAATGGTTGGTTTTGGTAAACTtccaaagtaccatcaggatcctaCAACAGAAGAGTTAGCCAAAACACTCGACTGTTGGCCTTCATTGAACTATTATATCACTGTTTGTAaatat gttcttatgccatggaaATTCAATGGATGCTACGCACTTTTCGTAATCGATCATGGTAAAAAGCACGTAACTTTTATAGACTTTACACCCACTCAAGATTGGTGTAAAcacatgccatacaagaggttTGCGGAAGCaattatcatggcctcaaagAAATATAAGATTGCCTACAACAAGAAACATTTTGGATGGGCAGATGATAtttttaagtgggaacatacaattcggtctggtgttccaattgacttaaaaGG GGTTAATACCAGCTACTTCTTCTACAAGCTATGA